Proteins encoded by one window of Pseudomonadota bacterium:
- a CDS encoding RES family NAD+ phosphorylase, with product MFEEAVKKQNRYFRDVKVDNFLQTVLETSSSRKRKLLKNSNLWRAQISHGSIPFYQDGEYIDDVEAPCLPQRMTPLINEALEGRANPKGIPYLYTATKDKTAMAEVRPRYGSLISLGQFKTKKDMILIDCSVYHNKRPICLEEPNPDEREQAVWSYIDNAFSQPVTKNDKMADYVPTQIIAELFKCNGFDGIIYKSMLGEGYNVVLFNVESAKLVYLHLFKVESISLSFKKAGNSYPVK from the coding sequence ATGTTTGAAGAAGCTGTAAAAAAACAAAACAGATATTTTCGAGATGTTAAAGTTGATAACTTCCTTCAAACAGTTTTAGAAACAAGTAGTAGCAGAAAAAGAAAATTACTTAAAAATAGTAATCTATGGCGAGCTCAAATTAGCCACGGATCGATACCTTTTTATCAAGATGGAGAATATATTGATGATGTAGAAGCACCATGCCTTCCTCAAAGAATGACACCCCTTATTAACGAAGCATTAGAAGGCCGAGCCAACCCTAAAGGAATCCCTTACTTGTACACTGCTACAAAAGATAAAACGGCCATGGCTGAAGTTAGACCTCGGTATGGTTCATTAATTTCATTAGGTCAATTCAAAACAAAAAAAGATATGATATTAATTGATTGCTCTGTTTATCATAATAAAAGGCCAATATGTCTTGAAGAACCGAACCCAGATGAACGGGAACAGGCAGTTTGGAGTTATATTGACAATGCATTTTCGCAACCAGTGACAAAAAATGATAAAATGGCCGATTATGTTCCAACTCAAATAATAGCTGAGTTATTTAAATGTAACGGCTTTGATGGCATTATATATAAAAGCATGCTTGGCGAAGGATACAATGTTGTATTATTTAATGTTGAGTCAGCTAAATTGGTGTATCTACATTTGTTTAAAGTAGAAAGTATTTCATTATCATTTAAAAAAGCTGGCAACTCATACCCTGTAAAGTAA